The Hemiscyllium ocellatum isolate sHemOce1 unplaced genomic scaffold, sHemOce1.pat.X.cur. scaffold_2127_pat_ctg1, whole genome shotgun sequence genome segment atcctggaacattgagctgtccatccctgagccacatttctgtagttgctatgatgtcccagtcccatgtttctgaccATAAACCCTgatttcacctgccttccctgttaggtctcttgcttTGACGTAAATGCAGTATAACTTCAGTCCTACGTTGTTCTCTGCATTattccttcctgccctgactgtttgattcactccctttcccaactgtacgaTTCTCGGGTtagtctctttcctcactgttttCCTGGgacccatcccccaccttactcATTCAGCAACTTCACTGGCTTTCTTTCTGCAAGCAGTCttgacattttattttcatatctTGATCCAGCACCTTTGTCGGCAGCTTGTTCTAGGTCATTGTCCCCTgaatgaagttttcctccatacacaCTTAAGGCTATCTGGCTGCATGAGGGTTTTCAGGTTTCTGTGACCTGGATAATGTGTGATCAGCAGGCACCTGGAAATCTACAGGAATTGCCATCAAtgtatctttatttaactgtactgACCGTGATCACTTATTTTGTGAGTTTATTTTTGCAGGACACtagtgtggcaggaagaatactaagacacccgagtgagggagattcagtggGCTGACTGTGGAAAAAGTGCTTCAAACCATTTCCTCAGCTTGGGGGAATCAAAATCACACCCCTCACGGTGGGGACAGACTGTGTACCAGTTCTGTTTGTAATTTCAAACCCAGGTGACACAAGGAATACTCTCCCCAtggggaaaccgtggaaatgtggggactgtgggaaaggattcccttCCCCCTCAGTGCTGGAAATTCACAGACGTGTTCACAGCGGGGAGAAGCCGTTcatctgctcagtgtgtgggaagggattcacaaaTTCTTCCAACCTGCGGgcgcaccagtgggtccacacgggAGAGAAGCCCTTCACCTGCTTGGTGTGCAGGAAGGGGTTCACGCATTCATCtgcactgctgacccaccagcgggtccacactggggagaggccgttcggttgctcagagtgcgggaaggctttCCGTCGTGTGAGCAACTTGAGGAAGCAcgagcgggtccacacgggggagaggccgttcacctgccccgagtgtgggaagggattcattgattcttccagcttgctgaaccaccagcggatccacacaggggaaaggccattcacctgctctgtgtgcgGGAAAGGATTCAATCATATGAGCAATTTGCGGCAGCAtaagcgggtccacactggggagaggccattcacctgccccgagtgtgggaagggatttaccaactcttcccacctgctgacccaccagcggatccacactggggagaggccattcacctgctccaagtgcaggaagggcttcacctgctcctccgaCCTCCAGAGACATCaacgagttcacgtgccatcacAGGGAAATTGAAGGAGTGACAGATAAGTACCATTTTTGACTAGACTATCAACCCCGTTCTGGGGtctcccaggtttgaatcccaccgtggTAGATGGCGCAAttgaaatctggagttcagaatcaaaTGATGAAACCATTTTCAGGGGAAGAAAAACCCCACcttattcactcatgtccttttttagAGAATGAAGCTACCTTTGCAGGAAAGGAATCACTCGGTTATTCCAGCTGcgtcctttacctggtctggcctacccctgactccagagccacagcagtgtggttgactcttgattgcATCCCCCTCCTGTATATGAGCTGGAGAAACTAACTTGTACACAGGGTGTAGGCTGAaactgctgagtgaggcaatacttcctccaggtgAAGGCTGTACCAGGGATCCAGTTCCAAAGGGATAATttggtgctgaccaatagtaaagtaagtgggggatggggagtgtgtgcactttgaccttgagctttttatttaaaaaaacgcTACTTTTCGTGCACTTTTTTTTCTGGGAAAAATTGAAACTGTAATGAAGCAGGGTTGCAATAAACGTTACCGGAATTCACCGTCTGACTCAGACACTCATTGAAAGCTGCTTTTTGCTTTAAAGCTGCTAATTTCTTTCAACCTccagcactaagtttccaatgtccTGGATCAGAAGTGAATGAGTGGCAGAATTGtgagaaattgtaaatttttcaggagtgcgGATTCATTGTTTCACCAGCattgtaaggtttactggcagcagtgggaggtgtgggctcgaaacaaagattaaaagtctcacaacaccaggttacagtccaacaggtttatttggaagtattagcttttggggcaccgctccttcatcgggtagctgtggagcaggatcataagacacagaattaaaattaaaactgttaagtttttcatctctGCAGGTACTGCatcatttcatcagcattgtaaaggttactgCCTGCGGGAGAAcgtgtgggctgtgttcatgagaaacaaaggtaaaaatcagacAAAGGTATTGGAATATAATCTGatattatttggaaggactagctttcagagtgctgttccttcatcaggtagttgtggagcaggatcatgacATAGAATTTGAACTAAaaaattacagtgtcatacaactgaatggaacaaatctagattgctatcaagtctttcatcttttagaatgggttgcaggtttcagttcattactatgtaaatcccagaatgacTTATAAGGAACGTTCTCAATGTAATTTGaaagtgacatttcagctcagagaatgtattaaaggtgtgaggttagagcctgCCTGTCTCctaatgttgagtcagactggttctacttccaaagttgGAACGTATAAAATAttaatggattgactgcctgcagattgtgtgctttgagcaaaattgaatgtgTCTGCTATCtcacacctccccacacacaacatgggtgctggggaaaaaatgagCACTATCGCAGTAGTGTTAGTGaggggattttaaaaaaagtttaaccAAGAGATTTAGCCacctcagtttttaaaaaaaaaaccccaggAGATTGGAATCTCCTCCATTGAGGACTGACTCTCagctggctggctacagccaGCGTACTGTGAGCAGGAGAAGAGGAGGAGaggcattcaaagtttgggagaagatttgtagctcgggtgttcgttgttgtggttctgttcgccgagctgggaatttgtgttgcagatatttcatcccctgtctaggtgacatcctcagtgcttgggagcctcctgtgaagcgcttctgtgatgtttcctccggcatttatagtgatttgtatctgtccactgcagctgacagctggaactgacaactggaagtggcagatacaaatcactataaatgccggcagaaagatcacagatgcacttcacaggaggctcccaagcgctgaggatgtcacctagacaggggacgaaacgtctgcaacatgaattcccagcttggcgaacagaaccacaacgagggGAGGCATTTTGACCtcaattatttttttcaaagttctagctcaaaggtagaagacagggaatggtggtggtggaggggtgcttttcagacaggaggcctgtgaccagtgtgtgctacgaggattggtgctgggtccattacttttcttcTTTTATATAAGTGGTTTGGCTGTGAACATAGgtagagtaagtttgcagaggacaccaaaattggaggtatagtggacagtgaagaagtttacttTTGATtaaaacagaatcttgatcagatgggccaatgggctgaggagtggcagatggagtttaattcagataaatgcgaggtgctggttttttcaaaaatgcaatcagagcaggacttaatggtaaggtcctagggagtgctgctgaacaaagagaccttggagtacagattcataattccttcagagttgcagttagataggatagtgaagatgatgtttagTATGATTTCCTTGATTCCTTTCCCAATGAATCAAGTGGCTCCATCAGAGGTTGATGTGatatttggtttcagatttctttccccaTGTCTTCCTGCaacaaaattcacaaaataaGTGATCGCGGTCAGTACAGTCAAATAAATataatgtgggcagcacggtggttagcactgctacctcacagtgccagagacccgggttcgattcctgccttaggcgactgtgcaaactccacgcagtcattctccccatgtctgcatgggtttcctccaggtgctccggtttcctcccacagtccaaaaatgtgcaggttaggtgaattggccatgctaaattgcccgtagtgttgggtgtaggggtaaatgtgggagaataggtctgggtgggttgcgctttggtgggttggtgtgaacttgttgggccgaagggc includes the following:
- the LOC132811158 gene encoding zinc finger protein 239-like — its product is MGKPWKCGDCGKGFPSPSVLEIHRRVHSGEKPFICSVCGKGFTNSSNLRAHQWVHTGEKPFTCLVCRKGFTHSSALLTHQRVHTGERPFGCSECGKAFRRVSNLRKHERVHTGERPFTCPECGKGFIDSSSLLNHQRIHTGERPFTCSVCGKGFNHMSNLRQHKRVHTGERPFTCPECGKGFTNSSHLLTHQRIHTGERPFTCSKCRKGFTCSSDLQRHQRVHVPSQGN